One region of Bdellovibrio bacteriovorus genomic DNA includes:
- a CDS encoding M20 family metallopeptidase has translation MDFIEACRQLIAIDSTPTHGNRDIAKWVAAFCRQKGLHVEEQEEIVGDLLQVNVIARPVAERPDAEFLLQTHLDTVDPGPFSLWTETGANPFDAHIIEGKIHGLGAADVKLDFLCKLEAMAAFVNQKSWRLPPVLVGTFGEESGMQGALKLIRKNKIAAKMALIGEPSDLKVINAAKGYASVEIRIPFSDEEMHYRHEHNLRESTSTQSKLFRGKAAHSSTPHLGESAIAKMLEYLMMLPDSVNIMEMDGGNNFNTIPSHAFLEIDMLTQIKNPISKKVSNIYRAVKELELEFLDYKDNDFHPSTPTLNIGLIRTNEDDVQISGTCRIPPIISHEIYEGWMDRLRRVCEMNGASFRVNDYKKPFRTEINSILVKGCLDELRAMGLSDRPITQASTNEASIFSRIGVECVCFGPGIREGNVHTTQEHVALEDLDKAITFYKRVIERFCV, from the coding sequence TTGGATTTCATCGAAGCTTGCCGCCAACTGATAGCTATTGATAGCACGCCTACTCACGGCAATAGAGATATTGCGAAGTGGGTGGCGGCTTTTTGTCGGCAAAAAGGGTTGCACGTCGAGGAGCAAGAGGAAATCGTCGGCGACCTGCTTCAGGTGAATGTAATCGCTCGCCCGGTGGCCGAGAGACCTGATGCTGAGTTCTTATTGCAAACGCATTTAGACACAGTGGATCCCGGTCCTTTTTCTTTATGGACGGAAACTGGAGCTAATCCTTTTGATGCACACATCATTGAAGGCAAGATTCACGGTTTAGGTGCAGCGGATGTAAAGTTAGATTTTCTTTGTAAGCTCGAAGCGATGGCGGCTTTCGTGAATCAAAAGAGCTGGCGCTTACCTCCGGTGCTTGTCGGGACTTTCGGTGAAGAGTCTGGCATGCAGGGGGCCCTTAAGTTGATTCGTAAAAACAAAATTGCCGCAAAAATGGCACTGATCGGTGAGCCTAGTGATTTGAAAGTGATCAACGCAGCAAAAGGCTACGCGAGTGTTGAAATTCGCATACCGTTTTCTGATGAAGAGATGCACTATCGCCATGAACACAACTTGCGAGAAAGTACTTCGACTCAATCCAAACTCTTCCGTGGAAAGGCGGCGCACTCTTCCACGCCTCACTTAGGTGAAAGTGCGATTGCAAAAATGTTGGAATATCTAATGATGCTTCCGGATTCTGTGAACATCATGGAGATGGATGGTGGAAACAACTTTAACACTATCCCAAGCCATGCCTTTTTAGAAATCGATATGCTGACGCAGATTAAAAATCCGATCTCGAAGAAGGTTTCTAACATTTATCGCGCGGTCAAAGAGCTGGAATTAGAGTTCTTGGATTACAAAGATAATGATTTTCATCCAAGCACTCCCACTTTGAATATTGGCTTGATAAGAACAAATGAAGACGACGTTCAGATTTCAGGAACGTGTCGTATTCCACCTATTATCTCGCATGAGATCTATGAAGGTTGGATGGATCGTTTGCGTCGCGTGTGTGAAATGAATGGCGCAAGTTTCCGTGTGAATGATTATAAAAAACCTTTTCGTACAGAGATTAATTCTATCTTGGTGAAGGGGTGTCTTGATGAACTTCGAGCGATGGGTTTAAGTGACCGACCTATCACGCAGGCTTCGACAAACGAGGCCAGTATTTTTTCGCGTATCGGAGTAGAGTGCGTGTGCTTTGGTCCCGGAATCAGGGAAGGCAATGTGCATACCACTCAGGAACACGTGGCTTTAGAGGATTTAGATAAAGCCATTACTTTCTATAAAAGGGTCATCGAAAGGTTTTGCGTATGA
- a CDS encoding arginine N-succinyltransferase: protein MSFIIRPVQYDDLSQLVDLAKQFNLLNLPGDKKVISEKIERSEESFAGKLPKHKTEYIFVVEDVEEKLVVGSSLVIAKHGTEEVPHSFFKIFKRDHFSQDLGIGFIHQVLRFQLDFDGPTEIGGLLVDKTYRRRPEKLGKQISLSRFLYMGLHRDKFEDRVLCELTPPLTDEGRSEFWEALGRRFTGLPYQEADLLSQSHKEFIESLFPQDDIYLALLDAKARLVLGRVGEATKPAQHLLESIGFNYLDEVDPFDGGPHYGANTEDILPIKYGKRLKVAEFKDAAYKEQNLVAATGEEFKACLASVDIRGQEIGIAPISRQLLGVEIGEEVYVAPFNYNRGK from the coding sequence ATGAGTTTTATAATCCGACCCGTTCAGTATGATGACTTAAGTCAGCTCGTCGATTTGGCGAAGCAGTTTAATTTGCTTAACCTGCCCGGAGACAAAAAAGTTATCAGCGAAAAGATTGAGCGCAGCGAAGAATCCTTTGCGGGAAAACTTCCCAAGCACAAGACGGAATATATTTTCGTCGTTGAAGATGTGGAAGAGAAGTTGGTTGTCGGAAGTTCTTTAGTAATCGCGAAACACGGTACAGAAGAAGTTCCTCATAGCTTTTTTAAAATCTTTAAGCGTGATCACTTTTCTCAAGATCTTGGTATCGGCTTTATCCATCAAGTTTTGCGCTTTCAATTGGACTTTGACGGCCCAACAGAAATCGGAGGACTTCTTGTCGATAAAACCTATCGTCGTCGTCCCGAAAAACTTGGAAAGCAAATCAGTCTTTCGCGCTTTTTGTATATGGGCCTTCACCGCGATAAATTTGAAGATCGTGTCTTGTGTGAGCTGACTCCGCCATTGACCGATGAAGGGCGTAGTGAATTCTGGGAAGCGTTAGGCCGCAGGTTTACGGGACTACCGTACCAAGAGGCGGATCTCCTAAGTCAGTCTCACAAAGAGTTTATCGAAAGTCTTTTTCCGCAAGACGATATTTACTTGGCTCTTCTGGATGCGAAAGCTCGTTTAGTTTTAGGTCGCGTGGGCGAAGCGACGAAGCCCGCGCAACATCTTTTAGAAAGTATCGGCTTTAATTATTTAGACGAAGTTGATCCATTTGATGGCGGACCTCATTACGGCGCCAACACGGAAGATATTTTGCCAATTAAATACGGCAAGCGTTTGAAGGTCGCTGAATTTAAAGACGCCGCTTATAAGGAACAAAATCTTGTGGCGGCAACAGGTGAAGAATTCAAAGCCTGCCTGGCTTCCGTAGATATTCGTGGCCAGGAAATCGGAATTGCACCGATCTCAAGACAGCTCTTAGGCGTTGAGATTGGCGAAGAAGTTTATGTAGCTCCATTTAATTACAACAGAGGGAAATAA
- a CDS encoding succinylglutamate-semialdehyde dehydrogenase: protein MNTTLFDVKYKGDFINNRFVPVTKGDGEFKDISPSDLNDLVMTVPFKHDHIDEACVAAKKAYPGWATLPMNERKSYLMRLKELFDAHAEQMAQIISRDTGKPSWEAMTEAKALGAKIDITLNHSLALIADERIPNALPQVEGVIRHRSRGVMAVVGPFNFPAHLPNGHIIPALIAGNTVVFKPSEQTPAVGQFMAEIFEKAQFPPGVFNLVQGDGASGGRLVANEHVDGILFTGSYEVGLKIKQETLTHYWKILALEMGGKNATVVWEDADLDKAVYESLVGAYMTAGQRCSCTSRIILHPKIAEEFTERFYQAAKKLTIGHWKENTFMGPLINAAAVEKYIRFQEIANRENAESLMRGKLLDLKHKGYYVTPSIHLVKKFDANSVYQKSEIFGPNVAIYQTDDWNHAMEIVNSIGYGLVMALFSKDKALYEDALFKARVGLLNWNRTTNGASSRLPFGGFGKSGNDRPSAHFAIQYCTMPVASLEDPTAFDPTKVLPGMNLDMK, encoded by the coding sequence ATGAACACCACCCTATTTGACGTTAAATACAAAGGTGATTTTATCAACAACCGTTTCGTTCCTGTGACGAAAGGGGATGGAGAGTTTAAAGACATCAGTCCTTCGGACCTGAATGACCTTGTTATGACTGTGCCGTTTAAGCATGACCATATTGACGAAGCCTGTGTGGCGGCGAAGAAAGCTTATCCGGGCTGGGCGACGTTGCCAATGAATGAGAGAAAAAGCTACTTGATGCGATTGAAAGAACTTTTCGATGCGCATGCAGAGCAAATGGCGCAAATCATTTCTCGCGACACGGGTAAACCTTCTTGGGAGGCGATGACTGAAGCGAAAGCTCTCGGCGCAAAAATCGATATCACTCTTAACCACTCACTAGCGCTGATCGCGGACGAAAGAATTCCCAATGCCCTTCCCCAAGTGGAGGGTGTGATTCGTCACCGTTCTCGTGGTGTGATGGCAGTCGTGGGGCCTTTCAACTTCCCTGCGCATTTGCCGAATGGTCACATTATCCCAGCTTTGATTGCTGGAAACACGGTGGTCTTTAAGCCTTCAGAACAAACTCCGGCCGTGGGTCAATTCATGGCTGAAATTTTTGAAAAAGCGCAATTCCCTCCCGGGGTTTTCAATTTAGTTCAAGGTGATGGAGCTTCGGGCGGCCGCTTGGTCGCGAATGAGCACGTCGATGGAATCTTATTCACGGGCTCTTACGAAGTAGGACTTAAAATCAAGCAAGAGACTTTGACTCACTATTGGAAGATTTTAGCTCTTGAAATGGGTGGTAAGAATGCCACGGTTGTGTGGGAAGATGCAGATTTAGACAAGGCTGTTTACGAAAGCCTTGTGGGCGCCTATATGACAGCAGGTCAACGCTGCTCTTGCACGAGCCGAATCATTCTTCATCCAAAAATTGCTGAAGAGTTTACGGAAAGATTCTATCAAGCTGCGAAAAAGCTGACGATCGGTCACTGGAAAGAAAACACTTTCATGGGTCCGCTTATCAATGCAGCGGCGGTTGAAAAATACATCCGCTTCCAAGAAATTGCGAATCGTGAAAATGCAGAAAGCTTGATGCGCGGTAAGTTGTTGGATCTCAAACATAAAGGTTACTATGTGACTCCAAGTATTCACTTGGTGAAGAAGTTTGATGCCAACAGCGTTTATCAAAAAAGTGAAATCTTCGGCCCGAATGTCGCAATCTATCAAACGGATGACTGGAATCACGCAATGGAAATTGTGAATTCGATCGGCTACGGTTTGGTGATGGCGCTCTTTTCGAAAGACAAAGCTCTTTATGAAGATGCTCTTTTCAAAGCGCGCGTGGGCTTGTTGAATTGGAATCGTACAACAAACGGTGCAAGTTCTCGTTTGCCATTTGGTGGTTTTGGAAAATCTGGCAATGACCGTCCTTCGGCGCATTTTGCAATTCAATATTGCACAATGCCGGTGGCAAGTCTTGAGGACCCAACTGCATTTGATCCGACAAAAGTTTTGCCGGGCATGAATTTGGATATGAAATAA
- the mltG gene encoding endolytic transglycosylase MltG, whose product MKKTILVFSLAIVALLIAVGGGLAYVSYNFLNTPPSTTASDVVYEVTPGSGFNTIAADLERKGIVRNGFFFSVYARFKGDRSKLKVGEYLLRTDMLPAEVLATITSGKSIARSFTVSEGLSIYEIADLYEKQGFGTATEFLGLVRDPAFVKSLLGENQETLEGYLFPETYMLTKYTDARALITNMVKRFLYVYEEVLAQATVMGWKRHQVVTLASIIEKETGAPEERSLISSVFHNRLMKKMRLQTDPTVIYGKAERTGKIEINITRADLTTPTRYNTYVIYGLPPGPIANPGREALLAALRPETSDYLFFVSQNDGTHVFSSDYKGHSAAVQKFQLDRKAREGKSWRDLKKRELTPAKN is encoded by the coding sequence ATGAAAAAAACTATTTTGGTTTTTAGTTTGGCTATTGTGGCTTTGCTTATCGCTGTGGGCGGAGGCTTGGCTTATGTTAGCTATAATTTCTTAAACACGCCTCCTTCCACGACAGCTTCAGATGTGGTGTATGAGGTAACTCCGGGATCAGGTTTTAACACCATCGCGGCAGATTTAGAAAGAAAAGGCATTGTTCGCAACGGTTTCTTCTTTTCAGTATATGCCCGTTTTAAAGGTGATCGCTCCAAGCTCAAAGTGGGCGAATACCTTTTAAGAACAGACATGTTACCAGCCGAAGTCCTTGCAACAATCACCTCTGGAAAGAGCATCGCGCGGAGTTTTACGGTTAGCGAAGGCCTTAGCATTTACGAAATCGCTGATCTTTATGAGAAACAAGGATTCGGTACAGCGACTGAGTTTTTGGGATTGGTGAGAGACCCGGCTTTTGTGAAAAGTCTTTTAGGAGAGAATCAAGAAACACTTGAAGGTTATCTTTTTCCTGAGACTTACATGTTAACGAAATACACGGATGCTCGTGCTCTGATCACGAACATGGTGAAGCGCTTTTTATACGTCTATGAAGAAGTTCTAGCGCAAGCGACTGTCATGGGTTGGAAGCGCCATCAGGTAGTCACTTTAGCAAGTATCATTGAAAAAGAAACGGGCGCTCCTGAAGAACGTTCATTGATATCGTCCGTCTTTCACAACCGTTTGATGAAAAAAATGCGTTTGCAAACGGACCCCACAGTGATCTACGGAAAAGCCGAGCGCACCGGAAAAATTGAAATCAACATCACACGCGCGGATTTGACGACGCCGACTCGATACAACACCTATGTGATCTACGGGCTTCCGCCAGGTCCTATTGCGAATCCGGGAAGAGAAGCTTTATTGGCTGCACTGAGACCCGAGACGAGTGACTACCTCTTTTTCGTCAGTCAGAACGACGGAACTCATGTATTTTCTTCTGACTACAAAGGACACTCTGCGGCCGTTCAAAAATTTCAGCTCGACCGTAAAGCACGCGAAGGTAAGTCCTGGAGAGATTTGAAAAAACGCGAACTTACTCCAGCCAAAAACTAG
- a CDS encoding response regulator — translation MSDNSNHGSLELEVRRIDLLYKQNIAGMLAIFFNTVAFATVTWGSLSPTFIVIWFSVLNLSALARFFAYYRWNSARNSIRSFEETRPWLYFMFTSLFISGCGWGAIGLVSHTGTLQQQVLTALLVSCMVAGALVTYVSSRLAMACVIVPAMLLWGTGTFISGAEFSMLMGTLIILYSGLLVLIGKNLNLAVMKSLSLDVLRKERDLHEAANRAKSVFLANASHEIRTPLSAILGFSEALLRSETLSEQNRHDVQAIHRQSNYMVSLVNDLLDLSKIETNRLYIQKAPMSPIREIDESLSVIRPVAAEKKVKVEVKYLSLVPESIMADSVRFRQVLINLLTNAVKFTSQGSVEVLVNFTSDIHHQGTLSITVSDTGLGMDKLTQQNLFQPFVRGEHPDVQRVQGSGLGLALSLSLMKMMGGDLRLVSSALGHGSTFEMSMKLGNSQELRLIKPEHPKMIFQEKIKVAKEAEFLKGRRVLVVDDSVDLRVLMKRFLSRSGAEVETAENGAQAVEYALDKAFDVILMDIKMPVMDGYRATSLLREKGYRHPIVALTAQASVDGQQKSYELGFDGYLSKPVDMNLLSEILRRSETIN, via the coding sequence ATGTCGGATAATTCTAATCACGGCTCTCTGGAACTGGAAGTTCGCCGTATAGATCTTCTTTACAAACAAAATATCGCCGGAATGCTGGCAATATTTTTTAACACCGTAGCTTTTGCGACGGTGACGTGGGGATCGCTTTCACCGACATTCATCGTTATCTGGTTTTCGGTTCTAAATCTTTCAGCACTCGCGCGTTTTTTTGCCTATTATCGTTGGAATAGCGCTCGGAATTCCATTCGCAGTTTCGAAGAAACTCGTCCATGGCTCTATTTCATGTTCACATCACTGTTTATTTCAGGATGTGGGTGGGGAGCTATCGGCTTAGTTTCCCACACAGGAACTTTGCAGCAGCAAGTTTTAACTGCGCTCTTGGTGTCGTGTATGGTGGCTGGAGCTCTTGTCACCTACGTATCATCGCGATTGGCGATGGCCTGCGTGATAGTCCCTGCCATGCTTTTATGGGGAACGGGAACTTTCATTTCCGGGGCCGAGTTTTCAATGTTGATGGGGACTTTAATTATTCTTTATTCAGGTCTTTTGGTTCTGATTGGTAAAAACCTGAACCTTGCCGTAATGAAGTCTTTGTCACTGGATGTGCTTCGCAAAGAAAGAGATCTGCATGAAGCGGCCAATAGAGCAAAATCAGTTTTTCTTGCCAATGCCAGCCACGAAATTCGCACACCACTTTCAGCCATCTTAGGGTTTTCTGAAGCCCTGTTAAGAAGTGAAACTTTAAGCGAGCAGAATCGTCACGACGTGCAGGCGATTCATCGTCAAAGTAATTACATGGTTTCGCTTGTAAATGATCTTTTAGATTTATCAAAAATTGAAACCAACCGCCTTTATATTCAAAAAGCGCCGATGTCGCCGATTCGTGAAATCGATGAGTCTTTGTCAGTGATTCGCCCCGTGGCGGCAGAAAAAAAGGTGAAGGTTGAAGTTAAATATCTGAGCCTTGTTCCAGAAAGCATCATGGCCGATTCAGTGCGCTTTCGTCAGGTCCTTATCAATCTTCTGACGAACGCGGTGAAGTTTACCTCTCAGGGCTCGGTTGAAGTTTTGGTGAATTTTACTAGCGACATTCATCACCAGGGAACTTTAAGTATCACAGTCAGCGACACCGGTCTTGGAATGGACAAGCTGACTCAGCAAAATCTTTTTCAGCCTTTTGTGCGTGGGGAACACCCGGATGTGCAAAGGGTTCAAGGTTCGGGTTTAGGATTAGCACTTTCATTAAGTCTGATGAAGATGATGGGGGGAGATTTGCGCCTAGTGTCCTCCGCGCTTGGGCATGGAAGTACTTTTGAAATGTCGATGAAGCTTGGAAATTCGCAAGAACTTCGTTTGATTAAGCCTGAGCATCCTAAAATGATTTTTCAGGAAAAGATTAAAGTCGCCAAAGAGGCTGAATTCCTTAAAGGGCGTCGTGTTCTAGTGGTGGATGACTCTGTGGATTTACGAGTCTTAATGAAAAGATTCTTAAGTCGCTCGGGAGCTGAAGTGGAAACCGCAGAAAATGGCGCGCAGGCGGTTGAATATGCCTTAGATAAAGCCTTTGATGTCATTCTTATGGATATAAAAATGCCGGTCATGGATGGTTATCGAGCAACCTCTTTACTTCGCGAAAAAGGCTATCGTCACCCAATCGTCGCATTGACGGCGCAGGCCAGTGTCGATGGACAACAAAAATCGTATGAGCTCGGCTTTGACGGTTATTTGAGTAAACCCGTTGATATGAATCTGCTGAGTGAAATTCTTCGCCGCTCAGAAACGATCAACTGA
- the lysC gene encoding lysine-sensitive aspartokinase 3, whose product MAQLIVSKFGGTSMGDAECMLRSAEVSFRQGSSLVAVSATSGTTNDLIALGKNAESQAWAEAEKILSKIQDKHIKIAKDLKISEGSQKKLETLFEEMNSIAKGVHLLRDCSVKAMDTLMSLGERMSSVLFTEAMGQVLKKHSSLKTAELFDVRQVLRTDDSFGKAKPITTEVAALCQKHLGFLRQGQKVIVTQGYIGMTEEGVTTTLGRGGSDYSAAILAEGVSADVLEIWTDVAGIATTDPRICPKAKPISEISFKEASELATFGAKVLHPATLLPAIRKNIPVFVGSSFDPEARGTWVRKDVNDLPLIRAMALRKKQVLVTLSTPEMLHAHGFLFQIFKIFNDHKVSIDAITTSEISVSVTLDDSTLLNKKLIADLSQIADVQVEENLTLVSLIGNNINHTPGLGKTIFDAISDINVRMICLGASKHNFCFLVNEEQSTDAIRRLHETFIEAGTEEMA is encoded by the coding sequence GTGGCACAGTTGATTGTTTCTAAATTTGGTGGAACTTCAATGGGAGATGCGGAGTGCATGCTTCGTAGTGCGGAAGTCAGCTTTCGCCAAGGTTCCAGTCTTGTAGCGGTATCAGCAACCTCTGGCACAACAAATGATCTGATTGCATTGGGTAAAAATGCCGAGTCTCAGGCGTGGGCGGAGGCGGAAAAAATCCTTTCCAAAATCCAAGATAAGCATATCAAGATCGCCAAAGACCTGAAGATTTCCGAAGGCTCTCAGAAGAAACTAGAAACTCTTTTTGAAGAAATGAACTCCATCGCTAAAGGGGTTCATTTGCTGCGCGATTGTTCCGTGAAAGCTATGGATACTTTAATGAGCTTGGGTGAAAGAATGTCATCGGTGCTTTTCACGGAAGCCATGGGCCAAGTACTAAAAAAACATTCTTCTTTGAAGACGGCAGAACTGTTTGATGTCCGCCAGGTTTTACGCACAGATGACTCTTTCGGGAAGGCTAAGCCTATCACGACGGAAGTAGCCGCTCTTTGCCAAAAGCATCTGGGATTTTTGCGTCAAGGCCAAAAAGTCATCGTCACTCAAGGTTACATTGGTATGACTGAAGAAGGTGTTACAACGACTTTAGGTCGCGGTGGTAGTGACTATTCAGCGGCGATTCTTGCTGAAGGTGTTTCGGCCGACGTTTTAGAAATCTGGACGGATGTAGCTGGTATCGCGACAACGGATCCGCGCATTTGCCCGAAAGCAAAGCCCATCAGTGAAATTTCCTTTAAAGAAGCTTCAGAGCTTGCGACGTTCGGAGCTAAAGTTCTGCATCCTGCAACTCTTTTGCCGGCAATCCGTAAAAATATTCCTGTCTTTGTTGGATCCAGCTTCGATCCCGAAGCACGTGGCACGTGGGTTCGCAAAGATGTGAATGACCTTCCATTGATTCGCGCGATGGCTCTCAGAAAAAAACAAGTCTTAGTGACTTTATCCACGCCGGAAATGTTGCACGCGCATGGTTTCTTGTTTCAGATTTTTAAAATTTTCAATGATCATAAAGTCAGTATCGATGCGATCACGACATCTGAAATTTCCGTCAGTGTGACTCTGGATGATTCGACTCTTTTGAATAAAAAATTGATTGCAGACCTTTCACAAATTGCAGACGTGCAGGTCGAAGAGAACCTAACTTTAGTGTCTTTAATTGGAAACAACATCAATCATACTCCAGGCCTAGGTAAAACCATTTTTGATGCAATTTCAGATATTAACGTACGCATGATTTGTCTCGGTGCAAGTAAACACAACTTCTGCTTCTTGGTGAACGAAGAGCAAAGTACAGACGCCATTCGTCGTTTGCACGAGACATTTATTGAAGCTGGAACAGAAGAGATGGCGTAA
- a CDS encoding nitroreductase family protein, whose amino-acid sequence MNKEEFYQLLESRKSIRKYKTDEVPKEIIEKILMAGMQAPSGKNRQNWRFFVVTGKKRDEYLSYSQKSWLGIKDILSQRLKPSLYQFTERFFYTLGDAPVIIFAYSHNDSEERYHTSIGSVYMAVENMNLACLVEGLGSCTMGAPLEIKDDVDKFLGVDKLPEYQRGELELLCAMVCGYPDHNPPKAPRQLEGRVTWLE is encoded by the coding sequence ATGAACAAAGAAGAGTTTTATCAATTACTAGAATCCCGCAAGTCGATCCGTAAATATAAAACGGATGAAGTGCCTAAAGAGATCATCGAAAAAATTCTGATGGCTGGAATGCAGGCGCCTTCAGGAAAAAACCGGCAAAACTGGCGCTTCTTTGTCGTCACTGGAAAGAAGCGTGACGAGTATTTATCTTATTCCCAAAAATCCTGGTTGGGCATTAAAGACATCCTTTCACAAAGACTGAAACCTTCATTGTATCAGTTCACGGAAAGATTCTTTTATACCTTAGGCGATGCTCCGGTGATTATCTTTGCTTATTCCCACAACGATTCGGAAGAGCGCTACCACACAAGCATCGGCTCTGTGTACATGGCTGTGGAAAACATGAATCTAGCGTGTTTGGTCGAGGGCTTAGGTTCTTGCACTATGGGTGCACCCCTAGAAATCAAAGACGATGTGGATAAGTTTTTAGGTGTGGATAAACTTCCGGAATACCAACGAGGGGAACTTGAGCTTCTTTGTGCGATGGTGTGTGGGTATCCTGATCATAATCCTCCGAAAGCGCCACGCCAGCTTGAAGGCCGTGTGACCTGGTTAGAATAA
- the dusB gene encoding tRNA dihydrouridine synthase DusB, whose product MNPVQALKTNPFVLAPMAGITDHAFRTFMKKLDTSVVVTELVSANGIEYKSERTMKLMSFDESQRPIGIQLFGEEPEVIARAAQVAEAEGCDFVDLNFGCPVPKVVKKGAGSAMLKDPVQLQKVLSAVKSAIKIPLTIKIRTGWDANTRNAIEVCNIAYNEGIEWVAIHGRTRAQGYSGLADWDFITEVKNQAKLPILGNGDILTPRQANLRLEQSGCDGVMIGRGCLKNPFIFMDALSMWRGEPVKNVKRDFVSLFQGLEREIVAHCDAHITGIQLRKFAAWFSTGYPGAAQFRKNLFQSKSNEEIMTLANEFFAGIGETEQEDQSQDEFLMGGHG is encoded by the coding sequence ATGAATCCAGTTCAAGCCCTTAAGACGAACCCGTTTGTTCTTGCCCCTATGGCAGGGATTACGGATCACGCCTTCCGTACTTTCATGAAAAAACTTGATACCAGTGTTGTCGTCACCGAACTGGTGAGCGCTAACGGCATTGAATACAAGTCCGAGCGTACGATGAAGTTGATGAGTTTTGATGAGTCGCAAAGACCTATCGGAATTCAACTTTTCGGAGAAGAACCAGAAGTCATCGCTCGTGCGGCTCAAGTAGCCGAAGCAGAAGGGTGTGACTTTGTTGACTTGAACTTCGGTTGTCCAGTACCGAAAGTAGTTAAAAAAGGCGCGGGTTCCGCGATGCTAAAGGATCCGGTTCAGCTGCAAAAAGTTTTGTCTGCAGTAAAATCCGCGATCAAGATTCCTTTGACGATTAAAATCCGTACGGGATGGGATGCGAACACTCGTAATGCCATCGAGGTTTGCAACATCGCTTATAACGAAGGCATTGAGTGGGTGGCCATTCATGGTCGCACTCGCGCCCAAGGTTATTCTGGTTTAGCTGATTGGGATTTTATCACCGAGGTGAAAAACCAAGCGAAGCTTCCTATCCTGGGAAATGGAGACATTCTCACACCTCGTCAAGCCAACCTAAGACTAGAACAGTCGGGCTGTGACGGCGTTATGATCGGTCGCGGTTGCCTTAAAAATCCATTTATTTTCATGGATGCGCTTTCAATGTGGCGCGGGGAACCAGTTAAGAACGTCAAACGTGACTTTGTTAGCTTATTCCAGGGTCTGGAACGTGAGATTGTGGCGCATTGTGATGCTCATATCACAGGTATTCAATTGAGAAAGTTTGCAGCTTGGTTCTCAACAGGTTATCCTGGGGCGGCACAGTTCAGAAAGAATCTTTTCCAATCCAAAAGCAACGAAGAGATCATGACTTTGGCGAACGAATTCTTCGCAGGCATCGGTGAGACCGAACAAGAAGATCAAAGCCAAGACGAGTTCTTGATGGGCGGCCACGGCTAG